GAAAGTAAGGGCTGCTCAGTATTTGGGAAATGCAAGGACGTTGAACAGGGAATCAGGGCGGCGTCGCTCATGCCTCCGGCTTGGCAGTCGCGACTCCCCGTTTTCACTGTCACTCCAATCAGCAGATAAAGACACAAGGAACAGCCACACTAAATACATTTATGCCACCAAAATGCACATTCGGGATTAACTGTCGTCTTGTGCAAAACACCCAGCTTTTCTAAAAAGCACAACGGTCCCACAGTTTATTCTTCAGAGCCGGGAAAGAccgtttagtttttattttctatCACCGTATCCCTTTCAGGCACATAGGAGAACGTGTCGTGGCATGGCGAAAAGCCCCTTCATGCCAAATATTACACAAAACATATTTTGTCATCAATAttaaaaaacgaaaaaaaatcGCGATGTGCAGTATTCGATCATGTCTCAAAACTGAGAATTTTAGGACGAAAGTGATTATAACTACAATTCATCTATGCAAAATAAAACCTCACATTAAGAATGAAGCAGCCCTTGCAGTGTCACTAATGGAGTGACGTTTGATGAAACAAGGGGAGCCGTTTCTGGACCAGCTGACTGCGCCCCTTTAAATCACACCCAATCGTCCTTTTGTCTACGCGAATGGAAATCAATGCACAATGACTTCATGGAACACTCTTACCTTATAAACCCCGGACAGACGGCAGACATGGTGAACCCGTTTGGTTGCTTTacattgcatttttattttacttaagACTCCGTTAACGAGAAGCGTCAGACGCCTCCTTTCCAGGAAGCGCTCCGACGTGCAGCTCCGGCTCGCCGTACTACAGCGCTCCTCAGCCGGATCCTTAGGTATGGATCACCCCGCCCTCCGATCTCCAGCCTCTGCTACCCAATCGGATGATGGTAATGGCCTTCTGTTACAGGGCTATGCGATCCACATCGAGGCTGGGGGATCTGTCTGCCCGGAGATAAGCACAAAAGCACGTATTTAGGGAGCAGATATTTATAAATCCCGTTCATACACCGTCCCCTTCAGTATTCGGTTTGTCATGAAAAATGACACCCGACACCACAGATAATGTTAACAAGCTAAAATTCAAGGCACAATACGTTTAACTGATTGAAAAGGATCATCAAAACGATTTACAGCCCTCCTTTTGCGAAATGAACTTACCTTGCAATCACAATGCACAGCACACAACACACTTAAAGTACATTTTCAGGTAattctctttatttatttttcacacaacaaacaaaattaaagaaTGCATTAATAGTGGAAAGGCAACTTATTGGTTAGCACTGTGGAGTAATGCCTcagaggttgtgggttcaattcTGGCGTGTGGAGTATGATCTTCCCAAAATTTCTCTTGGTATTCCCAGCTTCCAAAGACGAACCGCAAAACTACCTATTGTGGATGAGTATCTCCAGCCTCTACAGACACCACCGTGACCCTGTACTGTACAAGCGGTCATGGAACACAGATGAATTCATGGTAAATCAGTTCAGGATTACTGTGATGATTTTATGGCTGCAAGTCTCTCCTTTCCGAGGTGAGGGACTTCAGCTCCAGAGCTCACAGCTTGGATTTATCGCTCATAATCTCCCTCAgagtttctgtgctttctccctcCGGTGCATCAGGCCAGGCATTGTGATCTGAAGGACAAAACAAACCTTTCAGCCCCTGGGAGACTGAGATCCCGTGCCAGGCTTAGTGAGTAATGAGTGGGTACAGATGCTGGACTCATACAGAGATGCAGTCATATTTAACAATGCCTTCAATATATGGTTGATTCCATTCTTTATATTTTCTGATAGGAGATCACCACAATGGCTTTGATAATTCTCTAACTGTATCTCAGTCAttattatatccatccatcacatTGCTGTCTTTCTAAATTACATATTAATTGCTGGTGCATCATTAACACCCTGAGGGGGGTTGAAGGAAATGTTAGCTTTGTTGCTTTGTAGGTACCGCAGAACATTCCAGCAGGACAAATCACTGCCCCTGACCCCGCGCCTGGGTGCTGCATACCTGGAATGTTCCACAAGGAGTGGTAGAGGCTCTGTCCAGCGTCCACCCTCAGTGTTGCCCCGGTGATGTAGGAAGCCGCCGGTGACAGCAGGAAGCACACAGCTGGGGAGATCTATTGAGGATGGGGATGGAAGAGTCATAAATGCAGTGGTGAGCCAGTGCTATCCAGGGGACAAACAACTCGGGTAAAGTGGCATAAAGTGGTTACAAGACCTTCACCATCATCTGCCTTAAGCAAATGTATTGGATATTAAATGCATCGTACAAAACAAATATAATTACACACACAACAATAACGGGATGGTATTCACCTCTTCCGGAACTCCTACTCTCTTGGCTGGACTGAAGGCCAAAGACATCTTAAATAAAGTAGGCCCAGCTTCTTTGTAGTTCGCCATCGCGGTTTTAGAAATGATTGTTCCCTAAAAGAAATACAGAAATATCTTCATCTTTGTGCTTGGGCTGGCATCTTCCGGCAACGTAATGAAAAGTCGGCACTGAGGAACCCTTTGTGACTGCCGGCAAACCTGCCTCTCGTTTCTCCCAGCCGTGCCGCACGTAATCGCGGCACGAACCTCAGCCACTCACCGGTGCTATGGCGTTCACCCTCACGCCACTGGCTGCCCACTCGATGGCCAGGCTCTTGGTCAAATTGTCCACAGCTGCTCTCGCTGCTCCTGTGTGCCTAGAGTCCAAAGTCACAGGTACGGCAGAAGGTCAAAATCAAAGGCAAAGTCAACTTTTGGGTCTGGTCAGGACCGTTTTCCATTAGAAACTTACGCCATCCCAGGGAAACCCTTCCACATGTCAGCAATGATATTGACAACTGCTCCACCATGTTCCTTCATCCAGGCCTTATATACTGCAGAAGTAAGGGGATGTGGAGATTCAACACAGCTCTGCAAGCATCATTCTTCTTCAAGACATATTTCTTCTGTACTATATGTATAGCAGCTTGCTAGTGTACGTGACATaacattttgaatttttttaaaatgtttaatttatttCGTGTATATACTTTATTATTTCCATGTTTGTCTTACATAGTTTACCTGCATTTAATATTCTGCGTTTGGAAACAGTCAGGGTACTGTCTCTTTAAGAAACCTACAAAATTGCAGGGCTTTTGGTAATCCCGTGGGGGGCGCGAGATTTGGTTTAGTCGAGAAGACAAGAGTCTCGCGATTGTATCGGGAAATATCGTGAAAGCCGCTTATCTTTAATTAAAAAGGGACGTAAATCTTCCGTTTATCGTAGTCGATAAACTAAATATTGTATCTATAAATAGTGTAAAGAAACCGTTTAATGAAAAGGAAGACTAGCTTGGAATTTGAAAAATAGCAATAGGAAAACCAACTAGATTTTGGTAATTGTCCATAAACAGTAGAGATGCCTAAAATTCATGCGCTGACCTTCCTGACAGCAGTAGAAAGTTCCCGTCAGGTTGGTATCGATGACTGCCTTCCAGCCCTTGGCAGTCATGTGTTCTACTGGACTGGAGAACTGCCCCCCTCCGTTGTTGACCAAGAAGTCAATTTTGCCATGAAGTTTCAAAGTGGAGGAAACCAAATTCTTCACCTGAAAAGGGCAGCACAGGTCAAGGAGTTCCCTCACCGCTGAATGTGAGCAGACTAACTCCCCCCTGCCAGCGAATGGGCACAGCCAGTATTCACCTCATCTTCGTTACGGATGTTGCACTGCAAAGCTGTCACTCTCGCTGGACTGTCTGGTGGGATTCTCCCTGTCAGCTCTTCGGCGGCCATCTGCAAACGCTCCAGCTTCCTAGATGAAATAACCACGCTGCATCCTGGAAATGAAGACCGATGTTGTGCCAAAAAGTGACTGTCTGCCAGAAACTGATTACGATCCGCAGGAGCACACAGCCTGTTCGGGACGCATCtctgatgtttaagtgtttgacagaactttattattcaatgagctcaaagggaacagacactcagcaatcatgcgtctcgtgttctgctccccgagcaacaaatgcatacatcctttatggcctaaaatgcgacagtcatctgacaaatcaaggacaagtcggatatctggacgttccagttacttctgcctttcaaggtccaggcagttcaaagaaagtttggccatctggagatgccagtttcttctactttttcaaggtccacctatcagcttagaacaagtctatctatttgggacttttccttttgctatattattctagaaCTCGTTTTCtttttctgcattttatattatccaataccatgcatacaTTTTAtgatatcttctgcaacagcttacttctctggtcatgcctttgctttgacctgtgCCTCTTGCttaacaagcaatatatggaaaacatGTTAATTCCTCtagagaaaatagaaatttcttacttaagcagatttgcattattgtgtgatacattcaattaatgacaagtaaattacattgtttcaaccactatgtgtaaatcaacaacacattataaacgtaattgttaattactgattaggtaatgcattttgcataatcatctatattccattattgattactgattagcataatcaagaattttctatcacaatcGGTTGTGTAGTGAAACTCATTTAGACATggaaacattcataaacataaatCTACGCGTACATTAGCGTGTCGCATTTGAACTTAAATGGCTTTATGGCataaggttacagttttacaacACGGTTACGACCAATGACTGCTTTAAAGTGTTTTACATGACAATGGTTTCCTTTGACTCTtattacaattatttatttaaaaattcaccagaccctTAAATCTGACAGAGACATACCTTCGCTATTAGCTCCGGGATACATGTACTGTATAGTTTTTGCACTTGTAAGACGATTTGATGTCGAGAATAGCCGTTATAGTCGCACAGAAACTGTGCAGATAGTCACTTTTTGGCACAACAGTTGTTACCTAGGTGGACCGGAGTGACATTTGAAAAAGCTGTCGAATAATTACGAATGAAACTTGTATGCTTCAAACTGGTACGTAAACAAGTAttatatgaatgttttatgtatCCATCTAACATCAGTCTATGTAGTAAGCTCTGGGTCGcaacctatcccaggaagcacacagCAGGGGAACAAGACAGATGGAATGACGATCCACCACGGAGCACAAGCGCACGCATTCGTGCACATTTAATCACACGTCATGGACAATTTAGAGACGACAGTTAAACTTTTGTATTACTTCTTCCGAATTTGCAGTAGCGATCGGGACCCTTTGTGTAATACAAGGCAGGCGTTTCTGGATTAAAGGTCGCATTCTGTCACTAACCCTCGTCACACGCAAAACAGGTAAGACTCCAGCAATGTAAGTGcatacaattaaaaacaaatgagCATATTCCCCCGCTAGCATATATGCTTACCTAAATGTAATAACTCTGAAGTGATCGCCTTGCCGATGCCCGTCCCGCCTCCTGTGACTATCGCTACTTTGTTACTGAACAGTCCTGGTTTAAACACGCTGCACGCTGCCATGTTGATACTGCTGGATAGAAGGCGGTGCGTCACGTGACTCAAGCAGCTTTAGCGCGAGCGAATGTGGAAGGCGGGGGGGTAGAGGGGAGTTAATGGGACACCTCAGTGGAACGGAGATCAGCGGACCAGGTAGACCCGTGAGCTAGACACCGGCCGGACACTAAATATTTTTCACATACTTTTGTTGTGGCGAAAGTTTTTGACTTCTTTGCTTTATTTATACTGTTCTATCCACTTGCCATGACTGACCATGGGCGTAAAGTATGAGGGGATGTCGGGAGGTAACCACTCAAGAATCAGAGCCGGCCAATACCACCCTTCATATAATCATATTGTCAAGATGAATGGACGGGGACCTCAACCCCTCCCCAaatgttcaaaccaaagttaTTTCTTTGTCGTTTTgaattatgaactgaaatatcaGGAAAATCTATATATAGTGTAGTGTGAGATTGGTTATTCTGCTGGAAAAATTCAGATCCAAATCCAATGTTGTGATACAGCGATAATGCTGATCAACTCATTGACATTTTCATGTTCATACAAAAATGTATACAGTTGAGATAACATTGTATACAAATATAATTATTTTGGTAAGATACACCAAAAGTCATCAGTAGATGACTTAAAGAGCGTTTGttcggccagcaggtggcgatATGCGCAGTTTGGGCTGACTTTACAGAGGCATTGTGGGACGGTGGAGGACAACCTCTTAGTTTCATTTCAGGAATTTCCCTTTCACCCAATTTGCATTTATTAGGATTTCTCAATATGACACGGTAAAGAATTGCATCAATTTAAACGATTACGACACCTAAAAAACGACATCGGCAATAAAAGCGCTAGTCTTGATAACGCGGACCATAGTACGTATTTATACGCATTATATTGCATATTAAACACTAATACAGACCAGTGAGAAGCACTCCACACCAGGGATGAGTTTTGACTCGTTTATTTACCATACATTATTGCAACCTAACACAGTGAATTAAGAAGGTATTTCTATATTTTGATGACACCCTCAAACTATAACACTGAGGAAAGAACATTGAAATGCAAGACCCCTTTCACGAGAGAAGCACAAATGAAAAAGCAACATGGTTCATGGATTGTAAAGAAAATTAAGATATACAGTCACTAAAGATGTGACCTACCTTTATTAATTCaagttagttttttttattattacttataCTCGTTTACTAATGTATTACAGTGATTTCGACTTGGTTGACAGTATGCAACTAATAGACTGGTGTAAGatcaagaaaaaaacatttcagattATTTCCAATATTTTATGAGGACTATATTCTACTGCTTGAGATTTTTGTCCCTTAAACATAAACATTCGCTATATGAATTTCAGTTAGACAATTAGACCAGATACAGCATCACGCGACAATGTTGAGCAATTCACATTTCATTAGTCCAAAGTGACAGTCATTTTTTTTAGGGTTAGTTAATACCAAAAAGCTAGAGACTAACAGTATGTCAAGCTTCACCCTTTTAAGTAAATATTCCTGTGTAAGTTTTCTAGAGGTATTTTGTTAGTGTTTCAGATACAAAATACTACAGTTTATACAGGTTATGAAAGAAACCCCTTATTTCTGTGCAAATTCGTTATTTAAAGACACACTGCCAGGGAAATCAGGAGAGGAATTATCTGGAGCTAAGCCTATGTGAAGTTTACCATGTTTAGTCACAATCAACATGGGTAGAGGGGTATTACTGTACTGGTTGAACAGGGAGTGGTTTGAAGAACCAGTGGTTCTGCTAGGGCACGAGGCGGCTTCCCACAGCTGAGGTCCAATCCTCAGAACCCCGTCTCTATGCTGAGGGAGCGGCGGGTCACGTGCTCAACCTCCCCGGTGACATACTCTTTGAAACTGGTCTGGTACTTGGCCAGCATCTTCAGCATCAGACGAAGGTTTATCCACCACTGCTCCTTGGGCATCCTGTGCCTGTGGGGGGGGCATGTAGGAGTGCAGCAGTTAAGGAACCAGACAtagactgtttgtgtgtgaaaAGGTGCTTTCATGTATGACGATACTGTAAAACTGAACGAGcccttaaaaataaaatctgccGTCCATCCGTAGTCCAAATAATACTGCAGTACAGGACTGTGGGAGGGGACCTGGAATTTATCCCTGGCAGTGCATTAGCTGGAAAAACATCCTGGAGAAGATGCCAGTCCGCCACAGTGCACAGACCACTGCACAGACCACTGCACAAACAAACATCTGAGTgactggagataccagtttgcCTAACTGCACTTTAAACCGTGTGACAAAACCCGAGCAatatagggggaggggggaccacgTAACCCCCACCCACATGCACAGACTCAACCACTAATACATACATTTCCGTCATATTTCATTATGGCATTCAGAAGCTCAATTCATACTTTACGTGTGTGTGCCTTCACAGTGCGTGCACAGGACAAGTGACATGCACCCACAGCAACCAtttgcacacacagacaaatataCGTACAGAAGAGTCTGCACTCACGATCACGTGTGGACCACTAACGACATGCAGAAGTCAAGTTGTGAACTATGCTTTATGGAGCGTGGTCATGAAATTGATATTTTAGACTGGTCCTCACTCGAAGTCTGTCTGTTCCTTGAGATCTGTCACTGGGCTGAAGGTCAGCACTTTCTTGGTCATCCCGATCACGCAGGCTGTGTCCGGCGAGTTGGCAAACACACGTCCTGGAGAGAGACGGTGCCCTTTAGCCTTGTTATTACTGAAGGCCCACAGGGTTATGGAAAACTGCCCATTTCCACCTACCCTGCCTGCATTTCTTCTCCATCATCTCAGTTATCCACAGCACGGCCTTCACACCCAGCTTGGTGCCATAGTTTCTGTCAAACGGCGTGGGGGCCCCTCCCTTGAAGTCAAAGGTCACAAGTACAGTGGTAGTGAAGTCATGTTCTACTTATTAACAATGCCTGGAAGCTCCTAGAAATCGCACCGGTAATCCCATGTTAACACTGGAGTATATGCCACAACAATCTGTCCAAATTTGAGTCTCTTCATCTGACAGGTAACACGCACAGCACCACAAACAGGCCACTCACTGACACCCCCTTTACCTGCTGCAGATGTCCAAGCACATTCACCCTGCAATCAAAGACGCCTTTTCCCTCAGCAGAGTAGAGATTGTGCAAGAACTCAGTGGTGTACTGTGGATTGGACTTCTCATTCCTGATGGCAGATGGGGAAAAAGCAAGAATCACTTTACTACAGAGACCAGATAGACAAAACCTTCTACAAACATGGCGATATAGTACTCTGGCATTGGACAGCTCTTGTGTGTCAAGTGAGTTGTTAGGCACTGCAGGGTATTAAGGTTAAACGAGCCCAACTGTAAGGCAGGTCTGTGCTCTGAGATTCAATGACATGTAGTTCAGTGTCACTGGTCTGCCAAGCTTAACGGCCAGACCGGGAGATTTTGACAGCTCCGGAGAACATGCAGTCCGCCTCCTCTTTCAGGTGAGCCAAGTCGGTCACCGGCTCACCTGAGCACCAAACCACGCTGAATATCAGTCTTCATTTTCTCCCTGAGGTGCTCCACATTAGCCTGTCAGAGCAACAACTTGGTTACCAGAAACGCCTGCAGCTTGGGCGTGTGCGACACCAGTGCCGCTTCCGTCACATGACTTTCGGCGAGGCCCAGATTCACCTCCAGGTCGTGGATGTTGAAGGGCTCCTCAAAGATATACGCGGCGTCTGCCCCCACGGCGATTCCAGTGACCGTGGCCAGGTAGCCGCAGAATCCGCCCATGGTCTCCACCACGAACACCCGCCTCTTCGTGCCCGAAGCAGATTGCTTAATTTTATCGCAGCTCTGCGGAGTATTCCAGAAGGGTTAGTGTAGGGATAAATGATATCAAATCCCGATTATATGCTGCCTGCACAATATTCATCAGCGTTTCAGATACGCATAAACATTTGTCCAAACGTCTGCTTTTCAGTAATATATGGATATTTGCTTACAGCCACGATTTGGCAAGTAGATCAGCAGTGTGCCTATGGCGACACCCAAACGTTAGTAATCTATATAAATTCGGCGTATCGTTATGTTTAATGAATGTgtgactttaaactgcaaaacatACAGCCACACCCCTGACACCTCGTTACCTCGTTTATCCAAAATATCTCCTCTTTCAATagatgttgtggctgctgagctgtccctGTCTTCGCCACCACTTCAGGCGATCATCACTCCCATGATGCACCAGGACAGTGGTAAGTGGCATGCTCTGCTAGCCAAATCTAACACAAGAATATGCCCGTATCACTGACTTTTTGGGTGTCACCATCAgcctctcattaatattttaggtgcACTGCTAATCTGATTACCAAATTGCGACCGCAAGTAAATGTCCATATAGTACAGAGTAGCCAGTGTCCGTCCAAATCTTTACACCCATCTAAAGCCCTGGGGGGTGTTCCATGAAGCAGGATCTCTCAGTTAGCAGGATTAAGCTACTGAAGTCATGATCGTCCAATAAGAGTTTAGGTAAGGAGCAATCCTATTGAACGATCATGTCGTCTAGCTAAATCTAACCCAGGTAACTGAAAAGTCTtggtgattattgcacatgcCCCGTATAATCACGATTATATAGAGATGTGATATTATACAGCTCTAATTCTGGTCAACATTGACTTGCCATTTCTGATCTTTTCGGTCACTAGTggttgtgggaaaaaaaaattccatcAGTGTGCAAATCGATGCAACGGAAGGAAAACGCGTCACCCTGACATGGGTGATCCAGTCACAGCAGCTGCCTGCTGAGCCTCACACTGCGGGCACAGGCTAGCAGACCCACGTGACGCGTTCGATGTGTCCCAGCAGGCCACACCCTCACCTCCATGGCAGCATTGACAGCGGTGTCGGAGCCTAGGCTGAAGTCCGTGCCAGGCACGTTGTTGCTGATGGTGGCGGGGATGACGCACATGACGATGCAGAGCTCGTCGTAGCGACCCCGGGCTTCCACCAGCTGCAGCACCCCCTCATATgcctgggtgggtggggggggaggggatcaAGGTGGTTTAGACTATTCACCTTCAAAGGGCATCAGATACTACAGCTCTCTATCCTCAATGAGCATAACAGAAGAGGACTGACTATATGTCCATTCCTGTGGTGATACTGCTCCAGCCCAGGGTCGGCCTCTCACCTCAAACCCTCCAATGACCAGCAGTGACTGGATGTTGTACTTGCGGATGTTGCTCACGATCTCCTCCATGCAGGAATTAGGAAGGGTTCTAGGAGAGAGGACAGACCCAAAAGCTGCAGCGTCACCTCATATCAAAATCCTCCGCTTGC
This DNA window, taken from Brienomyrus brachyistius isolate T26 unplaced genomic scaffold, BBRACH_0.4 scaffold62, whole genome shotgun sequence, encodes the following:
- the pecr gene encoding peroxisomal trans-2-enoyl-CoA reductase translates to MAACSVFKPGLFSNKVAIVTGGGTGIGKAITSELLHLGCSVVISSRKLERLQMAAEELTGRIPPDSPARVTALQCNIRNEDEVKNLVSSTLKLHGKIDFLVNNGGGQFSSPVEHMTAKGWKAVIDTNLTGTFYCCQEVYKAWMKEHGGAVVNIIADMWKGFPGMAHTGAARAAVDNLTKSLAIEWAASGVRVNAIAPGTIISKTAMANYKEAGPTLFKMSLAFSPAKRVGVPEEISPAVCFLLSPAASYITGATLRVDAGQSLYHSLWNIPDHNAWPDAPEGESTETLREIMSDKSKL